The Acidobacteriota bacterium nucleotide sequence ACGCGGCAAACCATTGTGTTCGGCGGTTGGAGGTCGCCTTGGGTGGGAATTGCGGTTGACGTGGCGCGGAGGAACGAGCATTTTGGAAGCCTGTCGGCGCAATCAATTCAATGTGTTCCAGAATCGTCCTGTGATTGACACCCGGCAGAAACTCAAAATTGCCTTGACAGCCTGGCTCCCGCTATGAAGAGTCTCCCCCGATTCTGAAGTTCCCCAGTGGCATGGATTTTCAGCATAAGAAACCACGGAAACCACGGAATACACAGAAAATAAATCCAGGTTCTTCAACGATTTCTGAGATTCTACCGAAACACGAACCGAGGAAATAGTTGTCTGAAAAACGAGAGCCGCCATTTTCAAACCGCAGCCATGTCCCAGACCATTGACCAATCCAATCAAACCGCCGAAGTCATTACCCATCAATCGAGTACCAATTTCCTGTACTCTTTTTTGGTCTTACCACGTCCAAAACGCGAAGCAATTGAAACAGTCTACGCCTTTTGCCGGGTGGTTGATGATATTGTGGACGAAGAACATCCCGCCACCGACCCACGCCAGGAACTCAACCGCTGGCGCGCGGAAATTGCCAGTTGTTTTGACGACCAGACACCAGCCACGCAACTTGGCCGCGATATTAAACGGATTGTGGCCCAGTTTCCCATTCCCCAACATTTGTTTGAGGACATGATTGATGGAATGGAGATGGATCTGGATCAGCGTCGGTATGCCACATTTGAAGAACTGGAAGAATATTGTTATCACGTGGCAAGCGTGACCGGTCTGATGTGCATTGAAATCTTTGGGTACAGCCAGCCAGGCACCAGAGACTATGCCATCAAACTGGGAAAAGCCCTGCAAATGGTCAATATCATGCGGGATTTGAAAGAGGACACACGGCGCGGACGGGTATACCTGCCCCAGGATGAACTCATCCAGTTTGGATATTCTGAAAAGGACCTGTTTTCCGAAGTGTACAATTCGAATTTTGTGGCCCTGATGCGACACCAGGGAGAACGAGCGCGGACCTTTTTCAAACAGGCTCGCGAAGCACTGCACCCAACTGACCGCCCACGGATGGTCTCAGCCGAGATTATGGGACGGATTTACTTCAAAATTCTCGAACGGATCGAAGCCGCCAGCTACAACGTGTTTGACGATACCTTCAAATTGAGCAAAGCCGAAAAAGCACTGGTTGCCATCAGTACCTGGTTAAGAATGCGACTACGATGAGTCAGTACCATCTGCGTGAGCGGGTGGGTGGCGGAGAAAAAAGGACACAAAGGACATAAAAGACGGAAACGACATTCTTTCGAAGATCTCAAACCTTTAAGAAACTATGACGAACCCATTGTTACCACTCTCAAAAACAGTCGTCGTCATTGGCGGAGGCTTTGCCGGGCTGGCTACGGCCACGGCGCTGGCTGAGGCTGGGTATCAGGTTCAGGTCATTGAACGCCGGCCATTTTTGGGTGGGCGAGCTTACTCGATGCGCGATGCGAAAACCGGTGATGTGATTGATAACGGCCAGCATTTGATGATGGGGTGTTATCGCGAGACATTTGCGTTTCTGCGCCGAATTGGGAGTTTCGATCTGGTTGAATTCCAAAATCAGTCGCGGGTGGATTTTCTGGACCGCGATAGTCACCAGACGTTGGAATGTCCAAACCTTCCGGCGCCGCTTCACTTGCTGGCCGGATTGTTCCGATTGGGTGGGATTTCATTCGGAGACAAACTCCGGACGCTCAGAATTGGCGGTGCCTTGCGCTTGAGAAATGGCGCGCTGGAAAAAAAACTCGGCCATTTGACAGTTGATCAATGGTTGTCGGCCTGTGGGCAATCGGCGCTGATGAAAGAACGGTTCTGGGAACCACTGACAGTGGCCACGCTCAACGAAGCGCTCACCGTGGCGCCCGCCAA carries:
- the hpnD gene encoding presqualene diphosphate synthase HpnD; this translates as MSQTIDQSNQTAEVITHQSSTNFLYSFLVLPRPKREAIETVYAFCRVVDDIVDEEHPATDPRQELNRWRAEIASCFDDQTPATQLGRDIKRIVAQFPIPQHLFEDMIDGMEMDLDQRRYATFEELEEYCYHVASVTGLMCIEIFGYSQPGTRDYAIKLGKALQMVNIMRDLKEDTRRGRVYLPQDELIQFGYSEKDLFSEVYNSNFVALMRHQGERARTFFKQAREALHPTDRPRMVSAEIMGRIYFKILERIEAASYNVFDDTFKLSKAEKALVAISTWLRMRLR